One Streptococcus gallolyticus subsp. gallolyticus DSM 16831 DNA window includes the following coding sequences:
- a CDS encoding type II toxin-antitoxin system death-on-curing family toxin, with protein sequence MTKYLTEEQLVSINKMVIEKYSPLENSRLVSPSALNMIVNLPEQYVFGKELYPTLMEKATVLFVQLIKKHVFENANKRTAVFALVAFLKLNQIKLMVSTKELVDFTVLIATNPLTDDSFKEYCEWLNERVD encoded by the coding sequence ATGACAAAATATTTGACAGAAGAACAACTCGTTTCCATTAATAAAATGGTAATAGAAAAATATTCTCCTTTAGAAAATTCAAGACTTGTTAGCCCGTCTGCTTTAAATATGATTGTAAATTTGCCTGAACAATATGTTTTTGGAAAAGAGTTATATCCAACATTAATGGAAAAAGCGACGGTTTTATTTGTTCAGTTGATTAAAAAACATGTTTTTGAGAATGCTAACAAAAGAACAGCAGTATTCGCTTTAGTTGCTTTTTTAAAGTTGAACCAAATAAAATTAATGGTGAGTACGAAGGAATTGGTTGATTTTACGGTTTTGATAGCCACTAATCCATTAACAGATGATAGCTTTAAAGAGTATTGTGAATGGTTAAATGAGCGAGTTGATTGA
- the mazE gene encoding type II toxin-antitoxin system PemI/MazE family antitoxin: protein MIVKSRKQGNSLMITIPSYLNVPEGTEYEVKASANGELIFSPVEKSKREFATNEDISAITDDIFKDYDDVFKELVDK from the coding sequence ATGATTGTTAAGTCAAGAAAACAAGGCAATTCTTTAATGATTACAATCCCTAGCTATCTTAATGTTCCAGAGGGGACAGAGTACGAAGTGAAAGCTTCTGCAAATGGGGAGTTGATTTTTTCACCAGTTGAAAAATCAAAAAGAGAATTTGCAACAAATGAGGACATATCAGCTATAACAGATGATATTTTTAAAGACTATGATGATGTTTTTAAAGAGTTGGTAGATAAATGA
- a CDS encoding LCP family protein produces the protein MARSNLSRHEELRYEYLLSNLEYLSAREKQEFDYLYNKKQASEVSEPPRSQPSSAYNDNYYDDYYDDAYDNQVDYYDDDNWTSQGLPKYPEEKKQPKRSFRRTSEQQAEILPTYQDNYENYDEAFYQEPEPVTPKKAKKPKKKRRRIRIKRLLKLLGFLVILVMAGMIYMFFKGINDVSSGETNYTAAVTETFNGEDSDDGTNILILGSDQRITQGSSDARTDTIMVMNIGNSDGKIKLVSFMRDTLVNIDGVSYNAYSNDQKLNVAFNIGEQDDNQGAELMRQTLKDNFDINIKYYVMVDFETFAEAIDTLFPNGVEIDAKFGTVDGQAVSSVEVPDDLNMQADGTVPNQTIEVGTQKMDGRTLLNYARFRKDDDGDYGRTQRQQQVISAIINQIKDPSKLFTGSAAIGKIYALTSTNISYPFLLKEGLSVITSGQEGIEQTTIPAEGDWTDDYDMYGGLGIAIDFDKYQEELKELGLR, from the coding sequence ATGGCAAGAAGTAATTTAAGTCGGCACGAAGAATTAAGATACGAATACCTCTTGAGTAATCTTGAGTATTTGAGTGCGCGCGAAAAACAAGAATTTGACTATCTTTACAATAAAAAACAAGCTAGTGAGGTCAGCGAGCCACCACGATCTCAGCCGTCGTCTGCCTATAATGACAATTACTACGATGATTATTATGACGATGCTTATGATAATCAAGTGGATTATTATGATGACGATAACTGGACATCGCAAGGGCTTCCCAAATATCCAGAAGAAAAAAAGCAGCCGAAACGTTCCTTTAGAAGAACGAGCGAGCAGCAGGCAGAGATTCTTCCAACTTATCAAGACAATTATGAGAATTATGATGAGGCATTTTATCAAGAACCCGAACCTGTAACGCCTAAAAAAGCAAAGAAACCCAAAAAGAAGCGTCGCAGAATTCGTATTAAGCGTCTGTTGAAACTTCTTGGTTTCTTGGTGATTCTTGTCATGGCAGGGATGATTTACATGTTTTTCAAAGGCATTAATGATGTTTCAAGTGGTGAGACAAATTACACAGCAGCCGTAACAGAAACATTCAATGGGGAAGATAGCGATGACGGTACTAATATTCTCATTTTAGGAAGTGACCAGCGGATTACGCAAGGGTCTTCGGATGCCCGAACCGATACGATTATGGTGATGAATATTGGCAACAGCGACGGAAAAATTAAATTAGTCAGCTTTATGCGTGATACCTTGGTCAATATTGACGGTGTCAGCTACAATGCTTATTCAAATGACCAAAAATTGAATGTCGCATTTAATATTGGTGAACAAGATGACAACCAAGGGGCAGAACTCATGCGCCAGACGTTGAAAGATAATTTTGATATTAATATCAAATATTATGTCATGGTTGACTTTGAAACCTTTGCAGAAGCCATTGATACCTTGTTCCCAAATGGTGTTGAAATAGACGCCAAATTTGGCACGGTTGACGGTCAAGCAGTTTCGTCTGTTGAAGTTCCTGATGACCTCAATATGCAGGCTGACGGTACTGTTCCAAATCAAACGATTGAAGTTGGAACACAAAAAATGGATGGTCGTACCTTGCTCAATTATGCCCGTTTCCGTAAAGATGATGACGGTGACTATGGTCGGACGCAGCGCCAGCAACAAGTTATTTCTGCCATTATCAACCAGATTAAAGACCCGTCAAAACTCTTTACAGGCTCAGCTGCAATTGGTAAAATCTATGCTTTGACCTCAACGAACATTTCCTATCCATTTCTCCTAAAAGAGGGCTTATCTGTTATCACGAGCGGTCAAGAAGGTATCGAGCAAACAACCATTCCAGCCGAAGGTGACTGGACAGATGACTACGATATGTATGGTGGCTTAGGAATTGCCATTGATTTTGATAAATATCAAGAAGAGTTAAAAGAACTTGGCTTGCGGTAG
- the pheA gene encoding prephenate dehydratase has protein sequence MKVGYLGPSGSFTHNVAVKAFPEANRMPFANITEVIKSYEEGFVDYAIIPVENSIEGSVHETLDYLFHQAEIEAIAEIIQPIKQQLLATTQTKKIEKIFSHPQAIAQGKKYIKAHYPAAKIEMTASTAYAARFIAEHPEENFAAIAPVAAAKEYGLDIIAQDIQEMDENYTRFWVLGHQKRSFDLAKLNQKVSLALTLPDNLPGALYKALSVFAWRGIDLTKIESRPLKTALGEYFFIVDVENKNDTLVSFALEELSVLGIGYKILGRYDVYKL, from the coding sequence ATGAAAGTTGGCTATTTAGGACCAAGTGGTTCTTTTACGCATAATGTCGCTGTTAAGGCATTTCCAGAAGCTAATCGCATGCCTTTTGCAAATATCACCGAAGTTATCAAATCTTATGAAGAAGGTTTTGTGGATTATGCCATTATCCCTGTTGAAAATTCAATCGAGGGTTCAGTGCATGAAACGTTGGATTACCTTTTTCATCAAGCTGAAATTGAGGCGATTGCAGAAATCATTCAACCGATTAAACAACAGCTTTTAGCAACAACACAAACAAAGAAAATTGAAAAGATTTTTTCACACCCGCAAGCTATTGCTCAAGGGAAAAAATACATTAAAGCACATTATCCAGCAGCAAAAATTGAGATGACGGCTAGTACGGCTTACGCCGCACGTTTCATTGCCGAACATCCAGAAGAAAACTTTGCTGCCATTGCGCCAGTAGCTGCCGCAAAAGAATATGGTTTGGACATTATTGCCCAAGATATTCAAGAAATGGATGAAAACTACACGCGCTTTTGGGTACTAGGGCATCAAAAACGGTCGTTTGATTTGGCAAAACTCAATCAAAAAGTTTCATTGGCATTGACCTTGCCAGATAACTTGCCTGGTGCGCTTTATAAAGCATTATCTGTTTTTGCTTGGCGTGGCATTGATTTGACCAAAATTGAAAGTCGCCCTCTAAAAACAGCTTTGGGAGAATATTTTTTCATCGTTGATGTTGAAAATAAAAATGATACACTAGTGTCATTTGCACTAGAAGAATTGAGTGTTCTTGGTATTGGCTATAAAATCCTCGGACGTTATGATGTTTACAAACTGTAA
- a CDS encoding shikimate kinase: MARIIIGFMGSGKSTISSLLDKNYIDMDALITERIGMSIADFFAKEGEAKFREIESQVLAELADSDQVISTGGGVVINPINREILAKNPETIYLKSDFETLYDRIEHDTENVRPLFVNNSKEAFKEIFDGRQEMYEAAANRIIDVAGKTPEEIVEEIG; this comes from the coding sequence GTGGCTAGAATTATTATTGGTTTTATGGGGTCTGGGAAATCAACGATTTCATCATTGTTAGATAAAAATTACATTGATATGGATGCTTTGATTACAGAGCGTATCGGCATGTCAATCGCAGACTTTTTCGCTAAAGAGGGTGAAGCTAAATTCCGTGAAATTGAGTCACAAGTGCTTGCGGAATTGGCTGATTCTGATCAAGTCATTTCAACTGGTGGCGGCGTTGTCATCAATCCGATTAATAGAGAGATTTTAGCAAAAAATCCAGAAACGATTTACCTAAAATCAGACTTTGAAACGCTTTATGACCGCATTGAGCATGATACAGAAAATGTTCGTCCTTTGTTTGTCAACAACAGCAAGGAAGCTTTCAAAGAAATCTTTGACGGTCGCCAAGAAATGTATGAAGCAGCAGCTAATCGTATTATTGACGTAGCTGGTAAAACGCCTGAAGAAATTGTTGAGGAAATCGGATGA
- the aroA gene encoding 3-phosphoshikimate 1-carboxyvinyltransferase, translating to MKLLTNVSQLKGTLRVPGDKSISHRSIMFGSLAKGTTTVHDILRGEDVLSTMQVFRDLGVDIQDDGNIVTITGVGFDGLKAPKNKLDMGNSGTSIRLISGVLAGQDFTVEMFGDDSLSKRPMDRVTIPLRQMGVEVSGQTDRDLPPLTMRGSKALKPIHYQLPVASAQVKSALIFAALQADGESVIIEKEKTRNHTEDMIVQFGGAIDVNDKEIRIKGGQEFTGQDVVVPGDISSAAFWLVAGLIVPNAKVILENVGINETRTGIIDVIKEMGGKMTISNVDEIAKSATITVETSELHSVEIGGEIIPRLIDELPIIALLATQANGTTIIRDAEELKVKETDRIQVVADALNAMGADITPTDDGMIIKGKTPLHGAKVNTFGDHRIGMMTAIAALLVSDGDVELERAEAINTSYPSFFNDLEVLSRG from the coding sequence ATGAAATTACTGACAAATGTGTCACAATTAAAAGGAACTTTGCGAGTTCCTGGAGATAAGTCAATCAGTCACCGTTCAATTATGTTCGGCAGTCTTGCCAAGGGAACAACAACTGTTCATGATATTTTGCGTGGTGAAGATGTGCTGTCAACAATGCAAGTATTTCGTGATTTAGGGGTTGATATCCAAGACGACGGTAACATCGTAACCATTACAGGTGTTGGCTTTGACGGGCTTAAGGCTCCAAAAAACAAACTAGATATGGGAAATTCAGGAACATCAATCCGCTTGATTTCTGGCGTGTTAGCAGGGCAAGATTTTACGGTTGAAATGTTTGGTGATGACAGTTTGTCAAAACGCCCAATGGACCGCGTGACAATTCCGCTTCGTCAAATGGGAGTTGAAGTGTCAGGGCAAACAGACCGTGATTTGCCACCGCTTACTATGCGTGGTAGCAAAGCGCTTAAACCGATTCATTATCAACTTCCTGTGGCGTCTGCTCAAGTGAAGTCAGCACTCATTTTTGCAGCTTTGCAAGCTGACGGTGAGTCTGTCATCATTGAAAAAGAAAAAACACGCAATCACACAGAAGATATGATTGTCCAGTTTGGTGGCGCAATTGATGTCAATGACAAAGAAATTCGCATCAAAGGTGGTCAAGAATTTACTGGTCAAGATGTGGTTGTCCCAGGTGATATTTCATCAGCGGCTTTCTGGTTAGTCGCAGGGCTCATTGTTCCAAATGCTAAAGTAATCCTTGAAAATGTCGGTATCAATGAAACACGTACTGGTATCATTGATGTTATCAAGGAAATGGGTGGCAAAATGACCATTTCAAACGTTGATGAGATTGCTAAATCAGCAACGATTACCGTTGAAACATCTGAACTTCACAGCGTTGAAATTGGTGGCGAAATCATTCCGCGTTTGATTGATGAATTGCCAATTATCGCTCTTCTTGCCACACAAGCTAATGGTACAACGATTATTCGTGATGCAGAAGAGTTGAAAGTGAAGGAAACAGACCGTATTCAGGTGGTTGCGGATGCTCTTAATGCAATGGGTGCTGACATTACGCCAACAGATGACGGCATGATTATCAAAGGAAAGACACCGCTCCATGGCGCTAAAGTCAATACTTTCGGTGACCACCGTATCGGTATGATGACTGCCATTGCTGCGCTTTTGGTGTCAGACGGAGATGTTGAACTAGAACGAGCAGAAGCGATTAATACAAGCTACCCAAGCTTCTTTAATGATTTGGAGGTACTCTCACGTGGCTAG
- the lepA gene encoding translation elongation factor 4 — protein MDIQELKKRQEKIRNFSIIAHIDHGKSTLADRILEKTETVSSREMQAQLLDSMDLERERGITIKLNAIELNYTAKDGETYIFHLIDTPGHVDFSYEVSRSLAACEGAILVVDAAQGIEAQTLANVYLALDNDLEILPVINKIDLPAADPERVRQEIEDVIGLDASEAVLASAKAGIGIEEILEQIVEYVPAPAGDVEAPLQALIFDSVYDAYRGVILQVRIVNGMVKPGDKIQLMSNGKTFDVTEVGIFTPKAVGRDFLATGDVGYIAASIKTVADTRVGDTVTLAENPAEAPLHGYKQMNPMVFAGLYPIESNKYNDLREALEKLQLNDASLQFEPETSQALGFGFRCGFLGLLHMDVIQERLEREFNIDLIMTAPSVVYHVNTTDGEMLEVSNPSEFPDPTKVASIEEPYVKAQIMVPQEFVGAVMELAQRKRGDFVTMDYIDENRVNVIYQIPLAEIVFDFFDKLKSSTRGYASFDYEISEYRKSKLVKMDILLNGDKVDALSFIVHSEFAYERGKLIVEKLKKIIPRQQFEVPIQAAIGQKIVARSDIKALRKNVLAKCYGGDVSRKRKLLEKQKAGKKRMKAIGSVEVPQEAFLSVLSMDDDNSKK, from the coding sequence ATGGATATTCAAGAATTAAAAAAACGACAAGAGAAGATTCGTAATTTCTCTATCATTGCACATATTGACCACGGGAAGTCAACTTTGGCTGACCGTATTTTGGAAAAAACAGAGACGGTTTCTAGTCGTGAAATGCAAGCTCAACTCTTGGATAGCATGGATTTGGAGCGTGAGCGTGGTATCACGATTAAGCTTAATGCGATTGAGTTGAACTACACGGCTAAAGACGGTGAAACCTACATTTTCCACTTGATTGACACCCCAGGACACGTTGACTTTTCATATGAAGTGTCACGTTCTTTGGCGGCTTGTGAGGGGGCAATTTTGGTTGTCGATGCGGCACAAGGTATCGAAGCTCAAACCCTTGCCAATGTTTACCTAGCCCTTGATAATGATTTGGAAATTCTGCCAGTTATCAATAAAATTGATTTGCCAGCAGCAGATCCAGAGCGTGTGCGTCAAGAAATCGAAGATGTGATTGGTCTTGATGCTTCAGAGGCTGTGCTTGCTTCAGCGAAAGCAGGTATCGGGATTGAAGAAATCCTTGAACAAATTGTCGAGTACGTGCCAGCGCCAGCAGGAGATGTTGAAGCACCGCTTCAAGCGCTTATCTTTGACTCTGTTTATGATGCTTACCGCGGGGTTATTCTGCAAGTTCGTATCGTTAATGGTATGGTAAAACCTGGTGATAAGATTCAATTGATGTCAAATGGTAAAACGTTTGATGTTACAGAAGTTGGTATCTTCACGCCGAAAGCTGTTGGACGTGATTTCTTAGCAACTGGTGATGTTGGTTATATCGCAGCGTCAATCAAGACAGTTGCTGATACCCGTGTGGGTGATACAGTAACTCTTGCTGAAAATCCAGCAGAAGCACCGCTTCATGGTTACAAACAAATGAACCCAATGGTATTTGCTGGTCTTTACCCAATCGAATCAAATAAATACAATGACCTCCGTGAAGCGCTTGAAAAATTGCAATTGAACGATGCTAGTCTCCAATTCGAGCCTGAAACATCACAAGCTCTTGGCTTTGGTTTCCGTTGTGGTTTCCTTGGTTTGCTTCACATGGACGTTATCCAAGAACGTTTGGAACGTGAATTCAACATTGATTTGATTATGACAGCGCCATCCGTTGTTTACCATGTTAACACGACTGACGGCGAAATGCTTGAGGTGTCAAATCCGTCTGAATTCCCAGACCCAACTAAGGTTGCAAGTATCGAAGAACCATATGTGAAAGCACAAATCATGGTTCCGCAAGAATTTGTCGGAGCAGTTATGGAACTTGCCCAACGCAAACGTGGCGACTTCGTGACAATGGATTACATTGATGAAAATCGTGTCAATGTCATTTACCAGATTCCGCTTGCTGAAATTGTCTTTGATTTCTTTGATAAATTGAAATCATCAACACGTGGTTATGCAAGTTTTGATTACGAAATTTCAGAATACCGTAAATCAAAATTGGTTAAAATGGATATTCTCCTTAACGGTGATAAAGTTGATGCGCTCAGCTTCATTGTTCACAGCGAATTTGCCTACGAACGTGGTAAATTAATCGTTGAAAAACTCAAGAAAATCATTCCACGTCAACAATTCGAAGTGCCAATTCAAGCAGCTATCGGTCAAAAAATCGTTGCACGCTCAGATATCAAAGCCCTTCGTAAAAACGTGCTTGCTAAATGTTATGGTGGTGACGTTTCTCGTAAACGTAAATTGCTTGAAAAACAAAAAGCAGGTAAAAAACGTATGAAAGCTATCGGTTCTGTTGAAGTGCCACAAGAAGCCTTCTTGTCAGTGCTTTCAATGGATGACGATAACAGTAAAAAATAA
- a CDS encoding type II toxin-antitoxin system HicB family antitoxin — protein sequence MLKSYPAIFHKEDDGSFWVEFPGFGGGTEGDDVEEAMKNAREMLESSLAAYLDEGLELPKVVDMSELSVEDGFITLIQADPSPYLKSTKAIRKNVTVPEWLVRLADREHVNYSEVLTQALEKKLQL from the coding sequence ATGTTAAAATCATATCCAGCAATTTTTCACAAAGAAGATGATGGAAGTTTTTGGGTAGAATTTCCAGGATTTGGTGGTGGTACCGAAGGTGATGATGTCGAAGAAGCGATGAAAAATGCTCGAGAAATGTTAGAAAGCTCATTGGCTGCTTATTTAGATGAAGGGTTAGAGCTTCCAAAAGTTGTTGATATGAGTGAATTATCAGTTGAAGATGGTTTTATTACTTTAATTCAAGCAGACCCTTCCCCATATTTAAAAAGTACCAAAGCCATTCGAAAAAACGTTACGGTTCCAGAATGGTTAGTCAGATTAGCTGATAGGGAACATGTTAATTATTCAGAAGTTTTGACACAAGCTTTAGAGAAAAAATTACAGCTTTAA
- a CDS encoding type II toxin-antitoxin system HicA family toxin, with the protein MPLTGRELAKLAVLKGWKEVRVKGSHHQFKKDGVPYILTIPIHGNKVLGVGLEKKILKDIGL; encoded by the coding sequence GTGCCGCTAACAGGCAGAGAGTTAGCAAAACTTGCTGTGTTAAAAGGTTGGAAAGAAGTTCGTGTAAAGGGAAGTCATCATCAGTTCAAAAAGGATGGCGTACCCTATATTCTTACGATTCCAATTCATGGCAACAAGGTGTTAGGTGTAGGTTTGGAAAAGAAAATTTTAAAAGACATAGGGCTATAA
- the csn2 gene encoding type II-A CRISPR-associated protein Csn2 has translation MMKINFPILDEPIEILDATILTVEDVTVFSNLVRQFYSYSEECDLKLFDEKLRSLKVSELLLVTDIFGFDVNSQSMLKLIHADLESQLNDKPEVKSMIEQLANTITELLSYECLENELDLEYDEITILELIKALGVKIETQSDTIFEKCFEILQIYNYLSKKKLLIFVNSGAYLTKNEMEKLIEYIKLSNQKVLFLEPRKLYDFPQYVLDSDYFLIAENMN, from the coding sequence GTGATGAAAATTAATTTCCCCATACTTGATGAACCAATTGAAATTCTTGATGCAACGATTTTAACGGTTGAAGACGTTACTGTATTTTCAAACCTTGTCAGGCAATTTTATTCCTATTCCGAAGAATGTGATTTGAAGTTGTTTGACGAAAAATTACGGTCTTTAAAAGTTTCAGAGTTACTTTTGGTGACAGATATTTTTGGATTTGATGTTAATTCACAGTCAATGTTAAAACTCATTCATGCTGATTTGGAGAGTCAATTAAATGACAAACCAGAAGTGAAATCAATGATTGAGCAGTTGGCAAACACCATTACAGAGTTGCTCTCGTACGAATGTTTGGAAAACGAGTTGGATTTGGAATATGACGAAATTACCATTTTAGAACTTATTAAAGCTCTTGGTGTGAAAATTGAAACACAGAGTGATACTATTTTTGAAAAATGCTTTGAAATCCTTCAAATTTACAATTATCTTAGTAAAAAGAAATTGTTAATTTTCGTTAATAGCGGAGCTTATTTAACCAAAAATGAAATGGAAAAACTAATAGAGTATATCAAGCTTTCAAATCAAAAAGTACTTTTTCTAGAACCGCGAAAACTTTATGATTTTCCGCAATACGTATTGGATAGTGATTATTTTTTGATAGCTGAAAATATGAATTAA
- the cas2 gene encoding CRISPR-associated endonuclease Cas2 has translation MSYRYMRMILMFDMPTETAEERKAYRKFRKFLLSEGFIMHQFSVYSKLLLNNSANKAMIDRLQANNPKKGSITLLTVTEKQFARMIYLNGERNTSVANSDRRLVFLGEDYSDEN, from the coding sequence ATGAGTTATCGATATATGCGAATGATTTTAATGTTTGATATGCCAACCGAAACAGCAGAAGAACGAAAAGCCTATCGTAAATTTCGAAAATTTTTATTGAGTGAAGGCTTTATCATGCACCAATTTTCAGTTTATAGCAAATTGTTATTAAATAATTCTGCCAATAAAGCGATGATTGATAGACTTCAAGCCAATAATCCTAAAAAAGGAAGCATCACACTTTTGACAGTGACTGAAAAACAGTTTGCTCGTATGATTTATTTGAATGGTGAGCGAAATACCAGCGTCGCTAATTCTGATAGACGTCTTGTATTTCTTGGAGAGGATTATAGTGATGAAAATTAA
- the cas1 gene encoding type II CRISPR-associated endonuclease Cas1 encodes MGWRTVIVNEHSKLSYKNNHLIFKDAYHTEMIHLEEIDILLLETTNIVLTTMLLERLVERNILIIFCDEKRLPTAMLTPYYGRHDSSLQLTNQIAWDDDVKCDVWTTIIAQKILNQSMYLGECSFFEKSQSIMELYHGLEPFDPSNREGHSARIYFNTLFGNDFSREQDNDINAGLDYGYTLLLSMFARELVVCGCMTQFGLKHANQFNQFNLASDIMEPFRPIVDRIVYENRNASFVKIKRELFTMFDETYSYNHKEMFLNNIVSDYTKKVVKALNHGGKGVPEFRI; translated from the coding sequence ATGGGATGGCGTACGGTTATTGTTAATGAGCATTCTAAATTGTCGTATAAGAATAATCATTTGATTTTTAAAGATGCTTATCATACTGAAATGATTCATCTGGAAGAGATTGATATTCTGTTGCTTGAAACGACGAATATTGTATTGACGACGATGTTGCTTGAACGCTTAGTCGAGAGAAATATTTTAATTATTTTTTGTGATGAAAAACGTTTGCCAACTGCAATGCTGACGCCTTACTATGGACGCCACGATTCTAGTTTACAGCTGACAAATCAAATTGCTTGGGACGATGATGTCAAATGTGATGTTTGGACAACGATTATTGCCCAGAAAATATTAAACCAAAGCATGTATCTTGGTGAATGTTCTTTCTTTGAAAAATCCCAATCTATTATGGAGTTATATCACGGCTTAGAGCCTTTTGATCCCAGTAATCGTGAGGGACATTCTGCAAGAATTTATTTTAATACCTTGTTTGGAAATGATTTCTCGCGTGAGCAGGATAATGACATTAATGCTGGGTTAGATTATGGATATACTTTGTTGTTGAGCATGTTTGCGCGTGAATTAGTTGTTTGTGGTTGTATGACGCAATTTGGCTTAAAACATGCAAACCAATTCAACCAGTTTAATCTGGCTAGTGATATCATGGAGCCATTCCGTCCAATTGTCGATAGAATTGTGTATGAAAATCGTAACGCTTCCTTTGTTAAGATTAAACGCGAATTGTTTACGATGTTTGATGAAACCTATTCTTATAACCATAAAGAAATGTTCCTAAACAATATCGTTAGTGATTATACGAAGAAAGTGGTTAAAGCTCTAAATCATGGTGGGAAAGGAGTTCCTGAATTTAGGATATGA